In Xiphophorus maculatus strain JP 163 A chromosome 15, X_maculatus-5.0-male, whole genome shotgun sequence, the following are encoded in one genomic region:
- the LOC102224087 gene encoding cholesterol 24-hydroxylase-like, whose amino-acid sequence MAVFHLLLGLLGKALILLCCLLFVAFLGYCLYLRHIHMKYDHIPGPPRNSFFLGHSPTLLTIMNKDGLVHDKFLEWSETYGHVYRLNFLHYVTVCVTCPEATKEILMSPKYPKDKFVYNRLFNLFGQRLFGNGLITARDHDMWYKQRRIMDPAFSSLYLRGLMGTFNERAEKLMDKLSELADSNKEANMLQLVNCVTLDVIAKVAFGMELDLLKNTSPFPKAIEICLKGMVHYVRDVMYEYNPRNRTFVNEVRDACRLLRTTGAQLIQKRKIAMQNGEDVPKDILTQIIKTAATEETMTEEDEEFMLDNFVTFFIAGQETTANQLAFCIMELGRHPDILEKAKKEVDDVIGMKQEISNDDLGKLIYLSQVLKETLRIYPTAPGTSRDIEEDMTIDGVRIPAGVNCMFSSYTTGRMEKFFKDPLTFDPDRFHPDAPKPYYCYYPFALGPRSCLGLNFAQMEAKVVMAKLLQRFDFNLVAGQTFDVKDTGTLRPKSGVICTIKHRKYKN is encoded by the exons ATGGCGGTTTTCCACCTACTTTTGGGTTTGCTTGGCAAAGCCCTCATCCTGCTGTGCTGTCTGCTCTTCGTCGCCTTTCTGGGTTACTGCCTGTACCTCAGGCACATTCACATGAAATATGACCACATACCGGGGCCGCCGAGGAACAG CTTCTTCCTTGGCCACTCGCCAACCCTTTTGACGATTATGAATAAAGATGGACTAGTTCATGACAAGTTCCTGGAATG GTCTGAGACTTACGGACATGTTTACCGGTTAAATTTTCTCCATTACGTCACTGTGTGTGTGACCTGTCCAGAAGCAACAAAG GAAATCCTGATGTCCCCAAAGTACCCCAAGGATAAATTTGTCTACAATAGGCTCTTCAATCTGTTTGGTCAAAG GCTTTTTGGCAATGGCCTGATAACAGCTCGGGATCATGACATGTGGTACAAACAGCGCCGGATCATGGACCCTGCCTTCAGCAGCTT GTACTTGAGAGGCCTAATGGGGACCTTCAACGAGAGAGCGGAGAAACTGATGGATAAGCTCTCAGAGTTAGCTGATAGCAACAAAGAGGCCAACATGCTTCAACTTGTCAACTGCGTCACCCTCGATGTCATCGCTAAG GTCGCTTTTGGGATGGAGCTAGACCTCCTGAAGAACACTTCACCTTTCCCCAAGGCCATCGAGATTTGCCTAAAAGGGATGGTGCACTACGTTAGAGACGTCATGTATGAG TACAACCCCAGGAACAGAACGTTTGTTAACGAAGTGAGGGATGCCTGTCGCCTGCTGCGTACGACCGGAGCTCAGCTGATCCAAAAGAGAAAGATCGCCATGCAAAACGGGGAGGATGTTCCAAAGGACATCCTCACGCAGATCATCAAGACTGCAGCCACAG AGGAAACCATGACAGAAGAAGATGAGGAGTTCATGTTGGAcaattttgtgacatttttcattGCTG GTCAAGAAACAACAGCCAATCAACTAGCGTTTTGCATCATGGAACTTGGAAGACATCCTGACATCCTCGAGAA AGCAAAGAAAGAAGTGGATGATGTTATTGGGATGAAACAGGAAATAAGCAATGATGACCTCGGGAAGCTAATCTATCTCTCACAG GTGCTGAAAGAGACTCTGAGGATCTACCCGACTGCTCCAGGAACGTCCCGTGACATAGAGGAAGACATGACTATCGATGGCGTCCGCATACCTGCCGGAGTCAACTGCATG TTTAGCTCCTATACCACTGGGAGAATGGAGAAGTTCTTCAAGGACCCTTTGACATTTGATCCAGACAGATTTCATCCAGATGCTCCAAA GCCCTATTACTGCTACTATCCCTTTGCTCTGGGTCCACGGTCATGCCTGGGTTTGAACTTTGCTCAG ATGGAGGCCAAAGTGGTGATGGCAAAGCTGCTCCAGAGGTTCGATTTCAACCTCGTCGCAGGACAGACCTTTGACGTCAAGGACACTGGAACCCTGAGGCCAAAGAGTGGAGTGATCTGCACCatcaaacacaggaaatataaaaactga
- the LOC106699939 gene encoding cholesterol 24-hydroxylase-like, translated as MEAFAVLLSVGATVFTWLFFSLFIAFLAYCFYIKYIHMKYDHIPGPPRNSFFLGHSPTFVTIMKNDGIVHNRFLEWAETYGPVYRMNILHYIILVVTCPEATKEILMSPKYPKDRFLYKRLFNLFGQRFIGTGLVTAIDHETWYKQRRIMDPAFNTLYLRGLMGTFNERAEKLMDKLSDLADSNTQANMLQLVNCVTLDVIAKVAFGVDLDLLSNNSPFPKAIETCLKGMVYQVRDSLFQFKPKNWPFINEVRRACRLLRTTGAQWIRDRRTAMQNGDDVPKDILTQIIKTAATEENMSEEDEEFMLDNFVTFFIAGQETTANQLAFCIMELARHPEILDKVTKEVDDVIGMKQEISYDDLGKLVYLSQVLKETLRIYPTAPGTSREIHGDMMIDGVHLPGGFTCLLNSYVMGRMEKFFKEPLKFDPERFHPDAPKPYYCYFPFALGPRSCLGKNFAQMEAKVVMAKLLQRFDFSLIPGQTFDLQDTGTLRPKSGVICTVKHRKYKN; from the exons ATGGAAGCGTTTGCTGTACTTTTGAGTGTCGGCGCAACAGTTTTCACATGgctgttcttttctcttttcattgcATTTCTCGCCTACTGTTTTTATATCAAATACATTCATATGAAATATGACCACATACCAGGGCCGCCGAGGAACAG TTTCTTCTTGGGACATTCGCCGACGTTTGTGACGATTATGAAAAATGACGGAATTGTGCACAACAGATTTTTGGAGTG GGCCGAGACTTATGGGCCTGTTTACAGAATGAATATCCTGCATTACATTATCCTGGTTGTCACCTGTCCAGAGGCAACTAAG gaaaTCTTGATGTCCCCTAAGTATCCCAAGGATCGATTCCTCTACAAGCGACTGTTTAATCTCTTTGGCCAAAG GTTTATAGGCACCGGTCTGGTCACTGCAATCGATCATGAGACGTGGTACAAACAGCGGCGCATCATGGACCCCGCTTTTAACACCTT GTACTTGAGAGGCCTAATGGGGACCTTCAATGAAAGAGCAGAGAAACTCATGGATAAGCTCTCAGATTTAGCTGACAGTAACACGCAGGCCAACATGCTGCAACTTGTTAACTGTGTCACGCTCGATGTCATCGCTAAG GTTGCGTTTGGAGTTGATTTAGATCTCCTGTCCAACAACTCACCTTTCCCCAAAGCCATCGAGACTTGTCTGAAAGGGATGGTGTATCAAGTCAGAGACTCTTTATTCCAG TTCAAGCCAAAGAACTGGCCGTTCATCAACGAGGTGAGGAGAGCCTGTCGCCTGCTGCGCACAACCGGAGCTCAGTGGATCCGCGACAGAAGGACGGCCATGCAAAACGGAGACGATGTCCCGAAGGACATCCTCACTCAGATCATTAAAACTGCTGCCACAG AGGAAAATATGTCTGAAGAGGATGAAGAGTTTATGTTGGAcaattttgtaacattttttattgcag GTCAAGAAACGACAGCCAATCAGCTAGCATTTTGCATCATGGAACTAGCAAGACATCCTGAAATACTGGATAA AGTGACCAAAGAAGTGGATGATGTCATCGGGATGAAACAGGAAATAAGCTACGATGACCTGGGGAAGCTAGTTTACCTCTCACAG GTGCTGAAAGAGACACTAAGAATCTACCCGACGGCTCCGGGCACGTCTCGGGAAATTCATGGAGACATGATGATCGACGGTGTCCACCTGCCTGGAGGTTTTACCTGTCTG CTGAACTCCTATGTAATGGGGAGGATGGAAAAGTTCTTTAAAGAGCCTCTTAAATTTGATCCAGAGAGATTTCATCCAGATGCTCCCAa acCCTATTACTGCTACTTTCCCTTTGCCCTCGGCCCACGGTCATGCCTGGGAAAGAACTTTGCTCAG atgGAGGCTAAAGTGGTGATGGCAAAGCTGCTCCAGAGGTTCGATTTCAGCCTCATCCCAGGAcagacctttgacctccaggACACTGGCACCCTGAGGCCAAAGAGTGGAGTGATCTGCACCgtcaaacacaggaaatataaaaactga